The sequence GAAAGAACCAAGCGCGCCGATATTCTTGAAGCCGAAGGGGTACGCCAGGCAGCGATACTCAAGGCAGAAGGTGAAAAACAGTCACAAATTTTAAAAGCTGAAGGTGAACGTCAATCAGCATTTCTACATGCTGAAGCACGAGAGCGCGCCGCAGAAGCCGAAGCCAAAGCAACCCAAATGGTCTCTAACGCCATTGCCAATGGTGACATGCAGGCAATAAACTATTTTATCGCACAAAAATATACCGAAGCATTAACCAATATTGGTAAAGCGGAAAATAGCAAAGTGATTATGATGCCACTTGAAGCAAGTAATTTAATGGGCGCTATTGGCGGCATTAGTGAACTATTTCAAGAAAACAAAAAACGCTATAGCCAAAAAAGTAATCAAACATAAATAGAGGTGTTAAACGATGCCTGAGCAAATAATTGCGCAACCGGCCTGGTTTTGGCTCTGCTTAGGTGGATTACTGCTGGTTGCTGAACTACTCGGTGCCGGCGGTTATCTACTCTGGTCTGGCGTTGCCGCTGTTATCACGGCGTTTATAACCTGGCTTATACCTGAGATGAGTTGGGATTGGCAAGGTCTATTATTTGCCATTATGATCATTCTTTCTGTATTGGGTTGGCGCAAATGGCTTAGCATACGTAACAAATCATTGCCCGATGAACCTAACCAAAAGCAACATCAATTAATTGGCACAAAAGCACGTTTAATCTCAGATACTAATAATGGCTATAGCAGAATACGGCTGGCTGATGGTAGTTGGCGTGTTTATTGTTCTGAGCAATTATCAGCTAATAGTGAAGTCGAAGTGATCGCTGTCGATGGTATTACACTAAAAGTCAAACCAGTTTGGTCTAATCAACATGATGACCAACTAGATGATCAATAATCGGGCATTTTGCATTGTTGTCCCCTGGACACGATGCAACCAATGTAAGTAAGCTATCTCGCATGACATTAAGAGCGGTAATGTTTTTTTCAATTTCACTAATTTTATTTAACGTCGCCGCTTTTATATCCGCACTATGGCGACGTGGGTTACGGAAAAGTTCAAGTAATTGCCGACACTCTTTTAACGTAAATCCAACCTCCCTAGCCTGCTTTAATAAGGTTAATTCATCCAAATGAGGTGGTTGATAATGACGATAGCCATTTTCACTTCTCATAGGTGGAGTAATTAATGACTTTTCTTCATAAAAGCGAATTGTTTTGGCACTTAATCCCGTTTTCTCTGCGACTTGAGTAATATTCATCATTTCACCTTGACCTTACCCTTACTAGAAGGTTTAACCTTTATAATATTCCAGGTTATTTCAGCCATAATGTTAGG is a genomic window of Arsenophonus apicola containing:
- a CDS encoding NfeD family protein: MPEQIIAQPAWFWLCLGGLLLVAELLGAGGYLLWSGVAAVITAFITWLIPEMSWDWQGLLFAIMIILSVLGWRKWLSIRNKSLPDEPNQKQHQLIGTKARLISDTNNGYSRIRLADGSWRVYCSEQLSANSEVEVIAVDGITLKVKPVWSNQHDDQLDDQ
- the cueR gene encoding Cu(I)-responsive transcriptional regulator; amino-acid sequence: MNITQVAEKTGLSAKTIRFYEEKSLITPPMRSENGYRHYQPPHLDELTLLKQAREVGFTLKECRQLLELFRNPRRHSADIKAATLNKISEIEKNITALNVMRDSLLTLVASCPGDNNAKCPIIDHLVGHHVD